In a single window of the Gemmatimonadota bacterium genome:
- the fliE gene encoding flagellar hook-basal body complex protein FliE, with amino-acid sequence MTTPLRGLGQIVSPIERGGGLPLGVGSAGAPFGDLLKRAVGDVQGAQQVKDDTINAFLRGEPVELHQVMAAAEEASLSLEFLVETRNKLTEAYRTIMNVQA; translated from the coding sequence ATGACCACTCCACTTCGCGGGCTCGGACAGATCGTCTCACCGATCGAACGCGGCGGCGGCTTGCCGCTCGGCGTCGGTTCGGCGGGCGCGCCCTTCGGCGACCTGCTCAAGCGGGCCGTTGGCGACGTCCAGGGCGCCCAGCAGGTGAAGGACGACACCATCAATGCGTTCCTGCGCGGTGAGCCGGTGGAACTGCACCAGGTCATGGCGGCGGCGGAAGAAGCTTCGCTGTCGCTCGAATTCCTGGTAGAGACCCGGAACAAGCTCACCGAAGCGTATCGCACCATCATGAACGTGCAGGCCTGA
- a CDS encoding flagellin, translating into MPSIQTNVAANTALRNVAMSSTGLDKQIAKLSSGFRINRSGDDAAGLAIANKLRAESRSLQQASRNASQATSMLQIADGAVNTISGILDRMKELATASNSSSIGTQRDKLDAEFQSLKSEIGRIAGTTQYQGANLVDGTLGLKQTGGTLAVGANDVTSIKITGAKADTYTFTHAAGVATLTTGAAAGDSTQVLAIPAGVAGSYNFDKLGITVGVNSSVTATDLNGLTITVGGTAAADFMVGSSGNYSTTDLVSLTAVDLSTGATGLNIAGLNVLNATTAQAALTALDSAIDSSNTAIGTIGAAQSRIEFASNNVATITQNVIAAESTIRDADMAAEMTSFTKYQILQQAGTAMLGQANQSAQTVLSLLR; encoded by the coding sequence ATGCCGAGCATTCAGACGAACGTTGCAGCAAACACCGCCCTCCGGAACGTCGCGATGTCGTCGACCGGCCTCGACAAGCAGATCGCCAAGCTGTCGTCCGGCTTCCGCATCAACCGTTCGGGCGATGACGCCGCCGGCCTCGCGATCGCGAACAAGCTTCGCGCCGAGAGCCGCTCGCTCCAGCAGGCGTCGCGCAACGCGTCGCAGGCCACCTCGATGCTGCAGATCGCGGACGGTGCCGTGAACACGATCTCCGGGATTCTGGACCGCATGAAGGAACTCGCCACCGCGTCGAACTCCTCCTCGATCGGCACGCAGCGCGACAAGCTGGACGCCGAGTTCCAGTCGCTGAAGTCCGAAATCGGCCGTATCGCCGGCACCACCCAGTACCAGGGCGCCAACCTCGTGGACGGCACCCTTGGCCTGAAGCAGACCGGTGGCACGCTGGCCGTCGGTGCGAACGACGTGACCTCGATCAAGATCACCGGCGCGAAGGCGGACACCTACACCTTCACGCACGCCGCTGGTGTCGCGACGCTGACCACCGGCGCTGCCGCTGGCGACTCGACCCAGGTGCTGGCGATTCCTGCTGGCGTCGCGGGCAGCTACAACTTCGACAAGCTCGGCATCACGGTCGGCGTCAACAGCTCGGTGACGGCGACGGACCTGAACGGCCTGACCATCACCGTTGGTGGCACCGCCGCCGCGGACTTCATGGTCGGCTCGTCGGGCAACTACAGCACCACCGACCTGGTCTCGCTGACCGCGGTCGACCTCAGCACCGGCGCCACGGGCCTCAACATCGCCGGCCTGAACGTCCTCAACGCCACGACCGCCCAGGCGGCCCTGACGGCGCTGGACTCGGCGATCGACAGCTCGAACACCGCGATCGGCACGATCGGCGCGGCGCAGAGCCGGATCGAGTTCGCCAGCAACAACGTCGCGACCATCACGCAGAACGTGATCGCGGCCGAGTCGACCATCCGCGACGCCGACATGGCGGCCGAGATGACCTCGTTCACCAAGTACCAGATCCTGCAGCAGGCTGGTACGGCGATGCTGGGTCAGGCGAACCAGTCCGCCCAGACGGTGCTGTCGCTCCTCCGCTAA
- the fliW gene encoding flagellar assembly protein FliW — MSAVPRDKFLAETVETRLFGPLTVTPDETVVFPRGLPGFEQSRRFVLLPASQSGLYWLQSLDTPELAFMLVETVRVSENAWAQTPGALAIVTLPSGDQAATANLRAPVLIDLVAGLGRQAIMADSEYSTAHPFDLSSLLGAPAK; from the coding sequence ATGAGCGCGGTTCCACGCGACAAGTTCCTGGCCGAAACCGTGGAGACGCGGCTCTTCGGGCCGCTCACCGTGACGCCCGACGAGACTGTGGTCTTCCCGCGAGGGCTGCCGGGATTCGAGCAAAGCCGCCGCTTTGTCCTGTTGCCTGCCTCGCAGAGCGGGCTCTACTGGCTCCAGTCCCTCGATACGCCCGAGCTGGCATTCATGTTGGTGGAAACGGTCCGGGTCTCCGAGAACGCCTGGGCGCAGACCCCGGGCGCCCTCGCGATCGTGACCCTCCCGTCGGGAGACCAGGCGGCGACGGCCAACCTGCGGGCGCCGGTCCTGATCGATCTGGTTGCCGGGCTCGGCCGTCAGGCGATCATGGCCGATTCCGAGTACAGCACGGCCCATCCATTCGACCTCTCCTCCCTGCTGGGCGCGCCGGCCAAATAG
- a CDS encoding FliI/YscN family ATPase, translating into MNSSALLETALSRISGVERLAAFGRVTRVVGQVVEASSLPVAVGEVCRLTTASRSVLAVVAGFHERGVMLLPVGEIEGIQPGTMVAPLGRPLYVPVGEGLIGRVLDGLGRPIDGLGPVGPTVLRSLLADPPNPLSRPPVTQPFTTGVRALDGLHTFGRGQRVGIMAGSGVGKSVLLGMIARGASSDVNVIALLGERGREVREFIERDLGPEGLARSVVVVATSDQSAVVRATGALVATTIAEHFRDQGSDVLLLMDSVTRVAMAWREVGLSVGEPPTTKGYPPSVFAQLPRLLERAGTGARGSITGLYTVLVEGDDFNEPVADSTRSILDGHVVLARRLAAAKRFPAIDILDSVSRVRDAVADAEHRQAADILVRLEAAYRANEDLIAVGAYKTGADRTVDTAVILRPEILALLQQRPEEDSTFAATRMAIIALALRAIELEKGVPAK; encoded by the coding sequence ATGAATAGCAGCGCACTCCTCGAGACCGCGCTCTCTCGCATCTCCGGCGTCGAGCGCCTCGCTGCGTTCGGCCGGGTGACGCGGGTCGTGGGGCAGGTCGTCGAGGCGTCATCGCTGCCAGTCGCGGTCGGTGAAGTCTGCCGGCTCACCACCGCGTCGCGCAGTGTGCTCGCCGTCGTCGCCGGGTTTCACGAGCGCGGCGTGATGCTGCTTCCCGTGGGCGAGATCGAAGGGATCCAGCCCGGCACGATGGTGGCACCGCTCGGTCGTCCGCTCTATGTGCCGGTCGGCGAAGGGCTGATTGGTCGGGTGCTCGATGGACTCGGTCGTCCGATTGACGGACTCGGTCCAGTGGGGCCCACGGTCTTGCGCTCGCTGCTTGCCGATCCACCGAATCCGCTCTCGCGTCCGCCGGTCACGCAGCCGTTCACGACCGGCGTTCGCGCCCTCGACGGACTGCACACCTTCGGCCGCGGCCAGCGCGTCGGCATCATGGCGGGCAGCGGCGTCGGCAAGAGCGTCCTGCTCGGCATGATTGCGCGTGGCGCATCCTCGGACGTCAACGTGATCGCGCTGCTTGGCGAGCGAGGTCGCGAAGTTCGCGAATTCATCGAACGGGACCTCGGCCCCGAAGGACTCGCCCGCTCGGTCGTCGTGGTGGCCACCAGCGACCAGTCGGCCGTCGTGCGTGCCACGGGCGCACTCGTTGCGACCACGATCGCCGAGCACTTCCGTGATCAGGGCAGCGATGTGCTGCTGTTGATGGACTCGGTGACCCGAGTGGCAATGGCGTGGCGCGAGGTCGGGCTCTCGGTCGGAGAACCGCCAACGACGAAGGGCTATCCGCCCTCGGTCTTCGCGCAGCTGCCGCGGTTGCTCGAGCGTGCCGGTACCGGTGCGCGCGGCTCCATTACCGGCCTCTACACCGTGCTCGTCGAAGGCGATGACTTCAACGAACCCGTTGCCGACTCGACCCGCTCGATCCTCGACGGTCACGTCGTGCTCGCGCGACGACTCGCTGCCGCCAAACGATTCCCCGCGATCGACATCCTCGACTCGGTATCGCGCGTGCGCGACGCTGTCGCCGATGCCGAGCATCGTCAGGCCGCCGATATCCTGGTTCGCCTCGAAGCCGCCTACCGCGCCAACGAGGACCTGATCGCCGTAGGCGCCTACAAGACCGGCGCCGATCGCACCGTCGACACCGCCGTCATCCTGCGGCCCGAGATTCTCGCCCTGCTGCAACAGCGTCCCGAAGAGGACAGCACGTTTGCCGCGACACGGATGGCCATCATCGCGCTCGCCCTGCGCGCCATCGAGCTTGAGAAAGGAGTGCCCGCCAAATGA
- a CDS encoding FliH/SctL family protein: MNSLSESPVRHGVREWLPPDLRMVAVPGVDGQVPSGPTPEEAAYARGWMEGQAAFAETSGRELDATIGACRAAMRALEDASSGLRTELASTVHTLSLAIARHLLDREFAADPEQIHRLVTKALTLAPVSGSVTVRLHPDDLAALQAIGGLDELTPTAVDLRWIGDATLVRGGCVVEAPTSIIDGRIDRALLDLYERLGHE; this comes from the coding sequence ATGAATTCATTGTCTGAGTCGCCGGTGCGCCACGGCGTGCGCGAGTGGCTCCCACCCGACCTGCGGATGGTCGCGGTGCCTGGGGTCGACGGCCAGGTGCCGTCGGGTCCTACGCCCGAGGAGGCGGCATACGCGCGCGGCTGGATGGAAGGCCAGGCAGCGTTCGCCGAGACCTCGGGTCGCGAACTCGATGCGACCATCGGCGCCTGTCGCGCCGCGATGCGTGCGCTCGAGGACGCGTCGTCCGGTTTGCGCACCGAACTCGCCAGTACGGTGCACACGCTCTCGCTCGCGATTGCGCGCCACCTGCTCGATCGCGAGTTCGCCGCCGACCCCGAGCAGATCCATCGTCTCGTCACCAAGGCCCTGACCCTCGCGCCCGTCTCCGGCTCGGTCACTGTACGCCTCCACCCCGATGACCTCGCGGCGTTGCAGGCGATCGGTGGACTCGATGAGCTGACGCCGACGGCAGTCGACCTGCGCTGGATTGGCGACGCGACCCTGGTGCGCGGTGGCTGCGTCGTCGAAGCCCCGACCTCCATCATCGATGGCCGGATCGATCGCGCGCTGCTCGACCTCTACGAGCGACTCGGTCATGAATAG
- the fliG gene encoding flagellar motor switch protein FliG yields MSAIAARPPRAAALDGVQKAAILCMALGAEASARILQQLGTEEVEVVSRAIAETPTVRSELVDSVLSEYHDVLRAVESIAQGGVDYARQILETALGPQRAKSVLEKIQEQMVETGLTRLKKAAPEVLNSVLRGEHPQTIALVLAHLDPKLAAGVIEAMGHDVSGDVLYRIARMEKVSPEVLQLVEAGLGARSDLTLSQEMTASGGPAAVAKVLNQLPGGTEKILLDAISTRGNSVADDIRALMFVFEDLRLLDGRSMQRLLRDIEGKQLAIALKAASEELKEHILKNMSERASSALMEEMELVGPVKVKDVEAAHGEIVKIARALQEQGEIVVERASDDEFIV; encoded by the coding sequence GTGAGCGCGATCGCCGCTCGGCCGCCACGCGCTGCCGCCCTCGATGGCGTGCAGAAGGCGGCCATCCTCTGCATGGCGCTCGGCGCCGAGGCCTCGGCCCGCATTCTCCAGCAGCTGGGGACCGAAGAGGTTGAAGTGGTTTCGCGGGCGATTGCTGAAACGCCCACCGTGCGTTCCGAACTCGTCGACTCGGTGCTGTCGGAGTATCACGACGTCCTGCGGGCGGTCGAATCGATCGCGCAGGGCGGCGTTGACTATGCCCGCCAGATTCTCGAGACGGCCCTCGGACCACAGCGGGCCAAGTCGGTGCTCGAGAAGATCCAGGAGCAGATGGTCGAGACCGGTCTCACGCGCCTGAAGAAGGCGGCGCCGGAGGTGCTCAACAGCGTGCTGCGCGGCGAGCATCCCCAGACCATCGCCCTGGTGCTGGCGCATCTCGACCCGAAGCTCGCCGCCGGCGTCATCGAAGCGATGGGGCACGACGTCTCGGGTGATGTGCTCTACCGGATCGCACGGATGGAGAAGGTCTCTCCGGAAGTGCTGCAACTGGTCGAAGCCGGACTTGGTGCTCGCTCCGACCTCACCTTGTCGCAGGAAATGACGGCATCGGGTGGCCCGGCCGCCGTCGCGAAGGTGCTGAACCAGCTGCCTGGTGGCACCGAGAAGATCCTGCTCGACGCCATCTCCACGCGGGGCAATTCGGTCGCCGACGACATCCGCGCGCTGATGTTCGTCTTCGAGGACCTGCGCCTCCTCGATGGTCGCTCGATGCAGCGCCTGCTGCGCGACATCGAAGGGAAGCAACTCGCCATCGCCCTCAAGGCCGCAAGCGAAGAGCTCAAGGAGCACATCCTCAAGAACATGTCGGAGCGCGCGTCGAGCGCCCTGATGGAAGAGATGGAACTGGTCGGCCCGGTGAAGGTGAAGGATGTCGAGGCCGCGCACGGCGAGATCGTCAAGATCGCGCGCGCGCTCCAGGAACAGGGCGAGATCGTGGTCGAGCGGGCCAGCGACGATGAATTCATTGTCTGA
- the flgC gene encoding flagellar basal body rod protein FlgC codes for MADVPGVPFSGRPIRNLMGPLGVSASGMARQQQFLDIIANNIANADVTRGPDGKPYQRQVAVAGTDPLTGQPTTTVVNDTRAGRMVYEPGHVDADESGYVHYPNVDIANETVDLMIARRMHEANATVFQSAKAMLRRALDI; via the coding sequence GTGGCTGACGTGCCAGGGGTGCCGTTCTCGGGACGGCCGATCCGGAACCTGATGGGCCCGCTGGGGGTCAGCGCCTCCGGCATGGCGCGGCAGCAGCAGTTCCTCGACATCATCGCCAACAACATTGCCAACGCCGATGTCACGCGTGGGCCCGATGGCAAGCCATACCAGCGTCAGGTCGCGGTGGCCGGAACCGATCCGTTGACCGGGCAGCCGACGACCACGGTGGTCAACGACACGCGGGCCGGCCGAATGGTTTACGAGCCGGGCCACGTCGATGCCGATGAGTCCGGTTACGTGCACTACCCGAACGTCGACATCGCCAATGAGACGGTCGACCTGATGATCGCGCGCCGGATGCACGAGGCCAACGCGACCGTGTTCCAATCGGCCAAGGCGATGCTGCGCCGCGCCCTCGACATCTGA
- the fliF gene encoding flagellar basal-body MS-ring/collar protein FliF, with product MLDTIRMMNPNRRFLVLAIIVGLVAMAVVVGRRATAPTYVTLFRELDLAEAGNITDALTKATIPFRLSSGGAEIDVPEADAARARVLLAQNGLPANGRPGLELFDKPSWGMTDFTQHVTYRRALEGELARTIGTLKGVQRAQVHLALPEASPLRRQEKSAEAAVVVSLRPNQSLDASQVRGISQLVSSSVEGMTPDHVSVIDDTGRPLSSNNADETDVGLSSHQLELQQSVEKHFASKVEQLLSTAVGAAEVRVQVAARLNFDQVDRTVEEYDPKGQVLTHEARSSGGDSATSQTVINNDFANSKRVEKIVSQVGNVTRLTVSAMVNSRALGTEGAVQDAQRAQLERLIRDAVGADSARGDRISVVAVAFSEPPTVIAAKGDTPTIPNKSVELVSKLGTPLAALLAVIAAFVLAWRALSSGRRALAALPRGQQQNELEAIPAPSKAVVPTPENIQLRNRVQAESLSQPEAAARVIRAWLADAA from the coding sequence GTGCTCGATACCATCCGGATGATGAACCCGAACCGGCGATTCCTGGTCCTCGCGATCATCGTCGGTCTCGTGGCGATGGCGGTCGTTGTCGGTCGTCGCGCGACGGCACCAACGTACGTGACGCTCTTTCGCGAACTCGATCTCGCCGAAGCGGGCAACATCACCGATGCGCTCACCAAGGCGACGATTCCGTTCCGGCTGTCGTCCGGCGGCGCCGAAATCGACGTGCCTGAGGCCGATGCGGCACGGGCGCGGGTGCTCCTCGCGCAGAACGGCCTTCCGGCCAACGGGCGGCCCGGGCTCGAGCTCTTCGACAAGCCCTCGTGGGGGATGACCGACTTCACCCAGCACGTGACCTATCGTCGGGCGCTCGAGGGAGAACTCGCTCGCACCATCGGCACCCTGAAGGGTGTTCAGCGTGCCCAGGTGCATCTCGCCCTGCCGGAGGCTTCGCCGCTCCGTCGTCAGGAGAAGTCGGCCGAGGCCGCAGTGGTCGTGTCGCTCCGCCCGAACCAGTCGCTCGATGCGTCGCAGGTCCGCGGTATCAGTCAGCTCGTGAGCAGCAGCGTCGAAGGGATGACGCCCGACCACGTCTCGGTCATCGATGACACTGGCCGGCCGCTCTCGAGCAACAACGCCGACGAGACCGATGTCGGACTGTCGTCGCACCAGCTCGAATTGCAGCAAAGTGTCGAGAAGCATTTCGCGTCAAAGGTGGAGCAGCTGTTGAGTACGGCCGTCGGCGCGGCGGAAGTCCGGGTACAGGTCGCGGCGCGACTCAACTTCGATCAGGTCGACCGCACCGTCGAGGAGTACGACCCGAAGGGTCAGGTGCTCACGCACGAGGCACGCAGCAGCGGCGGTGACTCCGCGACGTCGCAGACCGTGATCAACAACGATTTCGCCAACTCGAAGCGGGTCGAGAAGATCGTCTCGCAGGTCGGCAACGTCACCCGGCTCACCGTCTCGGCGATGGTCAACAGCCGGGCGCTCGGCACCGAGGGTGCGGTTCAGGATGCCCAGCGCGCCCAGCTCGAACGACTCATTCGTGACGCGGTCGGTGCCGATTCCGCACGCGGCGATCGCATCTCGGTCGTCGCCGTCGCATTCAGCGAGCCACCAACGGTCATCGCCGCCAAGGGCGATACTCCGACGATTCCCAACAAGAGCGTCGAACTGGTGAGCAAGCTCGGCACGCCACTGGCCGCCCTGCTCGCCGTGATTGCAGCATTCGTGCTGGCCTGGCGTGCGCTGTCGTCGGGGCGACGCGCCCTCGCCGCGCTGCCGCGTGGTCAGCAGCAGAACGAACTCGAGGCGATCCCGGCGCCAAGCAAGGCCGTAGTCCCGACGCCGGAGAACATCCAGCTGCGCAATCGCGTCCAGGCCGAATCGCTGAGTCAGCCTGAAGCCGCTGCACGGGTGATCCGTGCCTGGCTGGCGGACGCCGCGTGA
- a CDS encoding sigma-54 dependent transcriptional regulator — protein MTTILCVDDEPAVGALFEQVLGELGFGVILATNGEEALKVLDAHHVDLILADFQMPHMNGLDLLHTLETRHLKIPVVIITGHSSVEHAVLTMRSGAVDYITKPVRADTLQITVQHALDYARLRSENEVFRQEITRIQSRRKFVGRSPAVRDLLDTVATVAPTRASVLLEGESGTGKELVARAIHDQSPRRDLAFVTVNCAALPEGLVESVLFGHEKGAFTGATARAAGAFERANRGTLLLDEISEMRLDLQAKLLRAIQEQEFERVGGRDTVKVDVRIIATTNRDLHAEVAAGRFRADLYYRLHVVPIRTPPLRERPDDIPLLVQHFIKSASESLGLAVGDLPAETITFLQQYSWPGNVRELANAVERAVILARGRPMVPEIFAAYLRHDSHAPAIAAGGGLVPGAPAATVTSGEAAALPLNLEELEKITIKRALESTGGNRVRAAGLLGISERTLRNKLNIPAPG, from the coding sequence ATGACCACGATTCTGTGCGTTGACGACGAACCAGCGGTCGGGGCCCTCTTTGAGCAGGTACTGGGAGAGCTCGGCTTCGGCGTGATCCTCGCCACCAATGGCGAGGAAGCGCTCAAAGTCCTTGATGCGCATCACGTTGACCTGATTCTCGCCGACTTCCAGATGCCCCACATGAACGGGCTCGACCTGCTTCACACCCTCGAGACCCGCCACCTGAAGATCCCGGTCGTCATCATCACCGGACACTCCAGTGTGGAACACGCCGTCCTCACCATGCGCAGCGGCGCGGTCGACTACATCACCAAGCCCGTCCGGGCCGACACCCTTCAGATCACCGTCCAGCACGCTCTCGACTATGCCCGGCTCCGCTCGGAAAATGAAGTCTTCCGCCAGGAAATCACCCGGATCCAGTCGCGCCGGAAGTTCGTGGGGCGCAGTCCGGCCGTCCGCGACCTCCTTGATACTGTCGCTACGGTAGCTCCAACTCGGGCGTCGGTCCTGCTCGAAGGAGAATCAGGCACCGGGAAGGAGCTGGTCGCTCGGGCCATTCACGATCAGAGCCCCCGGCGAGACCTGGCTTTCGTCACGGTCAACTGCGCCGCGCTCCCCGAGGGACTGGTCGAGAGCGTCCTCTTCGGACACGAAAAGGGCGCCTTCACTGGCGCCACGGCTCGGGCGGCTGGTGCCTTCGAGCGCGCCAATCGGGGGACCTTGCTGCTCGACGAGATTTCGGAGATGCGGCTCGACCTTCAGGCCAAGCTGTTGCGGGCGATCCAGGAGCAGGAGTTCGAGCGGGTCGGTGGTCGGGACACGGTCAAGGTCGACGTGCGGATCATCGCGACCACCAATCGCGACCTCCACGCCGAGGTCGCGGCCGGCCGCTTCCGGGCGGACCTCTATTATCGCCTGCACGTGGTCCCGATCCGGACGCCGCCGCTGCGCGAGCGACCCGACGACATCCCCTTGCTGGTCCAGCACTTCATCAAGAGCGCCTCGGAGTCGCTCGGACTGGCCGTCGGTGACCTCCCGGCCGAGACGATCACCTTCCTGCAGCAGTATTCCTGGCCCGGCAATGTCCGCGAGCTCGCCAATGCGGTGGAGCGCGCGGTGATTCTGGCCCGGGGGCGGCCGATGGTGCCCGAGATCTTTGCGGCCTACCTCCGGCACGACAGCCACGCACCGGCGATCGCCGCAGGCGGCGGTCTCGTCCCGGGCGCCCCTGCGGCGACGGTGACGTCCGGCGAAGCAGCCGCCCTCCCGCTCAACCTCGAAGAGCTGGAAAAGATCACCATCAAGCGGGCCCTCGAGAGCACCGGCGGCAACCGGGTCCGGGCTGCCGGACTGCTCGGAATCAGCGAACGAACCCTCCGCAACAAGCTGAACATTCCCGCCCCAGGCTGA
- the flgL gene encoding flagellar hook-associated protein FlgL, with product MRITNFMVNDRLLRNLQAQNRSLNEASQQVATGARHENISDDPVAGAAVLRADRGSRAVQQYRRSVTSVQTRLASEESSLGQVTDLLSRAQELATGQGGSTANAASRAAAAVEVQTLIDQTISIGNLKVGNEFVFGGTEIAAPPFQADGTYVGSALGRQAEIGAGDVINTVHSGQQMLVDSGVLSSLITLRDALTADNPTAIRDSLAPLGSAFDNTQRNLAEVGARTLAMDNASTALDSLANAFTDERSANADIPLEEAAMHLAQVQSSVQAAMLATSRILNTSLTDYLT from the coding sequence GTGCGCATTACCAACTTCATGGTCAACGACCGGCTCCTGCGGAACCTGCAGGCGCAAAACCGGTCATTGAACGAAGCGTCCCAGCAAGTCGCCACCGGTGCCCGCCACGAGAACATTTCGGACGACCCGGTCGCGGGCGCCGCCGTGCTCCGCGCCGACCGCGGTTCCCGCGCCGTCCAGCAGTACCGTCGGAGCGTGACCTCGGTGCAGACCCGGCTCGCCTCGGAAGAGTCTTCGCTCGGTCAGGTGACCGACCTGCTCTCCCGGGCCCAGGAGCTTGCCACCGGGCAGGGTGGCAGCACCGCCAACGCGGCGAGCCGGGCCGCAGCCGCCGTCGAAGTCCAGACGCTCATTGACCAGACGATTTCGATCGGGAACCTGAAGGTGGGCAACGAGTTCGTCTTTGGTGGGACGGAAATCGCGGCACCACCATTTCAGGCCGACGGAACATACGTCGGAAGCGCACTGGGACGACAGGCCGAGATCGGCGCAGGCGACGTGATCAACACGGTCCACAGCGGCCAGCAGATGCTGGTGGACTCTGGCGTCCTCTCCTCGCTCATCACCCTGCGGGACGCGCTCACGGCCGATAACCCGACTGCGATTCGTGACTCGCTCGCGCCACTGGGAAGCGCTTTCGACAACACCCAGCGCAACCTCGCCGAAGTGGGTGCCCGCACGCTGGCGATGGACAACGCCTCGACGGCGCTCGATTCGCTCGCCAACGCGTTCACTGACGAGCGCAGCGCCAACGCCGACATTCCGCTCGAAGAGGCGGCGATGCACCTCGCCCAGGTCCAGAGCTCGGTGCAGGCGGCCATGCTCGCGACCAGCCGGATCCTCAACACCTCCCTGACGGACTACCTCACATGA